In one Planctomycetia bacterium genomic region, the following are encoded:
- a CDS encoding UbiA family prenyltransferase has translation MLKAWAQLVRLPNVFTAPADVIAGAALSLFQPHKQNGLPDNIVWLCLISVCYYMAGMILNDVADGEEDRRERPFRPLPSGRISKTTAITAGTLLMAVGLVIGFWQLPAGYTWQQLSPVVGLPMLILAYNFLFKNTWLGHIVMGLCRGFNLLLGTIMVADLNGPCYAAACVNTLYIIGVTYIAFEETKMLHRKRMLLGLLMIYFSTIILAGFYHRYFDSVEIPPHIPVTNYLVILLLLMPALIWIRAVDKPIPSNIGLGIKYSILGLVVINAIHATYPLGYPGLLVLLFLIPALFLGKFIYST, from the coding sequence ATGCTCAAAGCCTGGGCCCAACTGGTTCGTTTGCCTAATGTCTTCACCGCGCCGGCGGATGTCATCGCTGGCGCTGCGCTCAGTTTGTTTCAGCCACACAAGCAGAATGGCTTGCCTGATAACATTGTCTGGCTGTGTCTGATCTCTGTCTGTTATTACATGGCAGGGATGATCCTGAACGATGTTGCTGATGGCGAAGAAGACCGCAGGGAACGTCCGTTCCGGCCATTGCCTTCGGGACGCATCAGCAAGACGACTGCAATCACTGCAGGCACGTTGCTGATGGCAGTTGGTTTGGTCATCGGTTTTTGGCAGTTGCCTGCTGGCTACACGTGGCAACAACTGTCACCGGTGGTGGGTTTGCCAATGCTGATTTTAGCCTATAACTTTTTGTTTAAGAACACCTGGTTGGGGCATATCGTGATGGGCCTGTGTCGCGGTTTCAATCTGCTACTGGGTACGATTATGGTAGCGGATCTAAACGGCCCGTGTTACGCGGCGGCATGTGTCAACACACTCTACATCATTGGCGTGACTTACATAGCTTTTGAAGAAACAAAGATGTTGCATCGGAAAAGAATGCTATTGGGGTTACTCATGATCTACTTTTCCACAATCATTCTTGCTGGATTCTATCACCGTTATTTCGATTCTGTTGAAATACCTCCGCATATACCAGTGACAAACTATCTGGTTATTCTCCTGCTGCTGATGCCTGCGTTAATCTGGATACGAGCTGTGGATAAACCTATTCCATCAAATATTGGGCTGGGTATCAAGTATTCCATCCTCGGCTTGGTTGTTATCAATGCAATTCATGCAACGTATCCACTCGGCTACCCGGGGCTTCTGGTATTGCTATTCCTCATTCCTGCCCTGTTTCTTGGTAAATTCATTTACTCAACCTAG
- a CDS encoding RidA family protein, with amino-acid sequence MDADKRLQELHLTLPPTGKPMAVYKPTVQVGNILYVSGHVPVQADGSLIKGKVGAELTLEQGQQAARQVGLTILATLKNSLGSLNKIKRLVKSFGMVNSTSTFYDIPKVINGYSELMKEVFGDDAGVGARSAVGMVSLPSNVAVEIEAIFELV; translated from the coding sequence ATGGACGCCGATAAACGCCTGCAGGAACTGCATCTGACATTACCGCCCACCGGCAAGCCGATGGCGGTGTATAAGCCAACGGTACAGGTTGGAAATATTCTGTACGTCTCGGGGCATGTGCCTGTACAAGCCGATGGCAGCCTGATCAAAGGCAAAGTCGGCGCTGAACTGACTCTGGAACAGGGACAGCAGGCAGCCCGGCAAGTGGGTCTGACAATCCTGGCTACACTCAAGAACAGTCTGGGTTCGCTCAACAAAATCAAGCGGCTGGTTAAGTCATTCGGAATGGTCAACTCTACATCCACGTTTTACGACATCCCGAAGGTTATTAACGGCTACAGTGAATTGATGAAAGAAGTCTTCGGTGATGATGCAGGTGTGGGTGCACGCAGCGCAGTGGGCATGGTGAGCTTGCCCAGCAATGTTGCAGTGGAAATTGAAGCCATTTTTGAGCTGGTGTAG
- the purL gene encoding phosphoribosylformylglycinamidine synthase subunit PurL produces MLWEVEVSSRLREDDSAARQLASLLREKTGTDPGEIYSSRIFLVSGLDQDGIRKVTDRLLTDTTVESAIISPPAKSHAVSTLTVLPKPGVMDPAAASVEFAVTQLGLPRVQVRSGMRFRFSPEQQALAKKAQSWVANDAIEQGIYGPLPESQWKAAGSSYTFHRTSIHMRTMTDAQLIEVSRKGQLALTLEEMQTVQQHFQSLDRDPTDIELETIAQTWSEHCSHKTLKGRIVFTAVDGSTRRYENLLKQTIFAATQEIRHKLGGNDWCVSVFVDNAGIVKFHEQFHACIKVETHNRPSAIEPYGGASTGIGGVIRDVLGTGLGGKPVANTDVFCFAPPDYPDEKLPPGVLPPRQVMQGVVSGVRDYGNRMGIATVNGAVHFDERYLGNPLVFCGTIGLIPVGMESKAAKPGDLIVAIGGRTGRDGIHGATFSSAELTDQSDKVSGGAVQIGNAITEKMLLDVLLVARDRNLYRAVTDCGAGGFSSAVGEMGADLGAVVHLERAPLKYSGLSYTEIWISEAQERMVLAVPPENWSEMEKLCHSENVEAVVLGEFKNTGKLELFYHGQQVGMLDMHFLHDGRPPIIKQATWSPPAIRELTAQRTVLDFTSDLLTLLSHPTIASKEAIIRQYDHEVQGGSVIKPLVGMHHDGPGDASVIAPVHGSVAGLAVGCGLCPQFGDLDPYYMALAAVDEAVRNVVCVGADPKQTAVLDNFCWGNTDRPEVLGALVRAAEGCRDAALAYGVPFISGKDSLKNEYQGADGTRIVIPPTLLITALGKVQDVTRCVTMDLKKPGHKLYLVGTTREELGGSHYHQIHRMASNSVPKVNLEQAPLMMLKVHDAIRHRMVAACHDLSEGGLAVALAEMCMAGGFGAIVHTNAIPVEGSDTPSLEALLFGESPTRFLLEVPFEWERSLSILMGDLPCACIGQVSDQRRLTIFGSPSDTLLVNVGIDELKAAWQNTLRAC; encoded by the coding sequence ATGCTCTGGGAAGTTGAAGTTTCCTCCAGGCTTCGCGAGGATGACTCAGCAGCACGACAACTGGCCAGCCTGCTGCGTGAGAAAACCGGAACAGACCCGGGTGAAATTTATTCCAGCCGCATCTTCCTGGTAAGCGGTCTCGATCAGGATGGCATTCGCAAAGTAACAGACAGGCTGTTGACCGATACGACCGTGGAATCCGCCATCATCAGCCCGCCTGCAAAAAGCCATGCCGTCAGCACGCTGACCGTGTTGCCCAAGCCTGGCGTGATGGACCCTGCTGCTGCCAGCGTGGAGTTTGCGGTTACTCAGTTGGGGCTGCCTCGTGTTCAGGTGCGCTCGGGTATGCGTTTCCGCTTTTCACCGGAACAACAGGCACTGGCTAAGAAGGCACAATCATGGGTTGCCAACGATGCTATCGAACAAGGCATTTATGGTCCATTGCCGGAAAGCCAGTGGAAAGCTGCTGGTTCATCATACACGTTCCATCGTACCAGCATTCACATGCGAACGATGACGGATGCCCAGCTCATCGAGGTCAGTCGCAAAGGCCAGCTGGCGTTGACGCTGGAAGAAATGCAGACGGTTCAACAGCATTTTCAGTCGTTGGACCGCGACCCGACGGATATCGAACTGGAAACGATTGCCCAAACCTGGTCGGAGCATTGTTCGCACAAGACGTTGAAAGGGCGGATTGTCTTTACTGCAGTCGATGGCAGCACGCGGCGTTATGAAAATCTGCTCAAGCAAACCATCTTCGCCGCGACGCAGGAAATAAGGCACAAGTTGGGGGGGAACGATTGGTGCGTCAGCGTCTTTGTCGATAATGCCGGTATCGTGAAGTTCCATGAACAGTTTCATGCCTGCATCAAGGTGGAAACGCACAACCGCCCGTCGGCCATTGAGCCGTACGGCGGCGCGAGCACAGGCATTGGTGGCGTGATTCGCGATGTGCTTGGCACGGGCCTGGGTGGCAAGCCGGTAGCGAACACTGATGTGTTCTGCTTCGCCCCACCTGATTATCCTGATGAGAAGTTGCCGCCGGGTGTGTTGCCTCCGCGGCAGGTCATGCAGGGGGTGGTGAGCGGCGTGCGCGATTATGGCAACCGCATGGGCATTGCCACCGTCAATGGTGCAGTGCATTTCGATGAACGGTACCTGGGCAACCCGCTTGTTTTCTGCGGCACCATTGGGCTGATACCGGTTGGTATGGAGAGCAAAGCGGCCAAGCCGGGCGACCTGATTGTGGCGATAGGTGGGCGTACTGGTCGCGATGGTATTCACGGTGCTACTTTTTCTTCAGCGGAACTGACCGATCAATCGGACAAAGTTTCCGGCGGCGCGGTGCAGATTGGCAATGCCATCACCGAAAAAATGCTGCTCGATGTGCTGCTGGTGGCTCGTGATCGCAATCTGTATCGAGCAGTGACCGATTGCGGCGCTGGAGGCTTTTCGAGCGCCGTGGGCGAAATGGGCGCTGACCTGGGTGCGGTGGTGCACCTGGAGCGGGCACCGCTCAAATATTCTGGGCTGAGCTACACCGAAATCTGGATCAGCGAAGCCCAGGAACGGATGGTGCTGGCGGTGCCACCCGAAAACTGGAGCGAAATGGAAAAGCTCTGCCACAGTGAGAATGTCGAAGCGGTGGTGCTCGGCGAATTCAAGAACACCGGCAAGCTGGAACTCTTCTATCACGGACAACAGGTTGGCATGCTCGACATGCACTTCCTGCACGATGGCAGGCCACCGATCATCAAGCAGGCCACCTGGTCGCCACCGGCCATCAGGGAACTCACGGCCCAGCGTACCGTGCTGGATTTCACGAGCGACCTGCTCACGCTGCTCAGCCATCCGACTATTGCGAGCAAAGAAGCGATCATTCGGCAATACGATCATGAAGTTCAGGGTGGCAGTGTCATCAAGCCGCTGGTGGGTATGCATCACGATGGCCCGGGCGATGCATCGGTGATTGCTCCGGTGCATGGATCAGTTGCTGGCCTGGCGGTGGGTTGTGGACTTTGTCCGCAGTTTGGCGATCTCGATCCCTACTACATGGCACTGGCTGCGGTGGATGAAGCGGTTCGCAATGTCGTTTGCGTGGGGGCTGATCCCAAGCAGACTGCGGTGCTCGATAACTTCTGCTGGGGCAACACTGATCGCCCTGAAGTGCTGGGTGCACTGGTTCGTGCTGCGGAAGGTTGCCGCGATGCAGCACTGGCTTACGGCGTTCCGTTTATCAGCGGCAAAGATAGCCTCAAGAACGAATATCAGGGTGCTGATGGCACCCGCATTGTCATTCCGCCCACGCTGCTCATCACCGCGCTGGGTAAAGTGCAGGATGTCACCCGCTGCGTAACCATGGATTTGAAGAAGCCTGGCCACAAGCTCTATCTGGTGGGAACTACCCGCGAAGAACTGGGCGGTTCGCATTATCATCAGATACATCGCATGGCATCGAACAGCGTGCCCAAGGTCAATCTGGAACAGGCACCACTGATGATGCTGAAGGTACACGATGCTATCCGTCACCGGATGGTTGCAGCCTGCCATGATCTTTCCGAAGGTGGTCTGGCTGTGGCCCTCGCTGAAATGTGCATGGCTGGCGGATTCGGCGCGATTGTACATACGAATGCCATTCCGGTGGAAGGCAGCGACACGCCTTCGCTGGAAGCACTGCTCTTTGGCGAAAGCCCGACACGGTTTCTGCTGGAAGTTCCATTTGAATGGGAACGGAGCCTGAGTATCCTGATGGGAGACTTGCCCTGTGCCTGCATCGGCCAGGTTTCCGATCAACGGAGGCTGACCATTTTTGGTTCGCCTTCGGATACGCTGCTGGTGAACGTGGGCATTGATGAGCTGAAAGCAGCTTGGCAAAATACCCTGCGCGCCTGCTGA